Proteins co-encoded in one Campylobacter ornithocola genomic window:
- the maf gene encoding septum formation inhibitor Maf has product MLYLASSSPSRVALLKEANIAFDQIIIDYDENLVKKDNPNSYVQKIVLEKERQFFAKYPDLKNVLFADSIVCTQNIILTKAKSDNEAFNMLNLQSGKSISVLSAMILVLENKKIFNLSKCNLILDKFDLKDMQEYIDSKLYQGKAGAVMCEGFHKKYIKKIIGHQSTALGLNIELLKAFL; this is encoded by the coding sequence ATGCTTTATTTAGCTTCAAGTTCACCTTCGCGCGTTGCTCTACTAAAAGAAGCAAATATTGCTTTTGATCAAATTATCATAGATTATGATGAGAATTTAGTAAAAAAAGATAATCCAAACTCTTATGTGCAAAAAATTGTTTTAGAAAAAGAAAGACAGTTTTTTGCAAAATATCCTGATTTAAAAAATGTTTTATTTGCTGATAGTATAGTTTGTACTCAAAATATCATTCTTACTAAAGCCAAAAGTGATAACGAAGCTTTTAATATGCTTAATTTGCAAAGCGGTAAAAGTATTAGTGTTTTAAGTGCAATGATTTTAGTTTTAGAAAATAAAAAGATTTTTAATCTTAGCAAATGCAATTTGATTCTAGATAAATTTGATTTAAAAGACATGCAAGAATACATTGACTCAAAACTTTACCAAGGTAAAGCCGGAGCTGTGATGTGCGAGGGATTTCATAAAAAATACATTAAAAAAATTATAGGTCATCAAAGTACGGCATTAGGTCTTAACATAGAACTTTTGAAAGCATTTTTATGA
- a CDS encoding transglycosylase domain-containing protein: MKILKTFLSFCIVCMVGIFIFIAYLFSDSDLNQYTFKDYKPPLTTQIFDKNGKLVANIFEQHRFYAPYEELPPRLIEALIAIEDTSFFEHGGVNIDAIFRAAIKIIRSGGKTMEGASTLTQQFIKNTELTPERTLSRKLKEALLAYKIESTLTKEQILERYLNFIFFGHGYYGVKTAALGYFRKNLDELSLKEIAILVGMPKAPSTYDPTRHLDLSLARANSVVQRMYNLGWISKEEYESALKEIPKVYDDTLTQNAAPYVTQEVLKQLSGIKDLKSGGYKIELAIDLDVQNIAREALKFGYDEIVKRDKDANLSTLNGAMVVANHQNGDILALVGGINYAKSNFNRATQSLRQPGSSFKPFLYQIAIDMGYSPMSKVADISRIFESTKKDEKDWKPKNFGGKFLGLISLKEALTGSRNLATINLALALGLDVIHDKLSFMGFENIPIDLSIVLGSFGISIYDYAKLYTIFGNYGVQKDLILIKRVIDKNDKIVVEFNSGERKISEPEQAFLVNDMMQNVVKKGTGRNARVEGIEIAGKTGTSNKSIDAWFCGLTPEIEAIIWYGNDDNKPMKQVEGGARTAAPVFKEFLTKYLELYPDSARKFTIPKGVYQGIYEKQREYYTNTSPFPKNNPALSENNEVIF, encoded by the coding sequence ATAAAAATTTTAAAAACATTTCTTTCATTTTGTATAGTATGCATGGTTGGAATTTTTATATTTATTGCATATTTATTTTCTGATTCTGATTTAAATCAATACACCTTTAAAGATTACAAACCACCTCTTACAACACAAATTTTTGATAAAAATGGAAAATTAGTTGCAAATATTTTCGAGCAACACCGCTTTTATGCTCCTTATGAAGAACTCCCACCAAGACTTATAGAAGCTTTAATAGCTATAGAAGATACTAGTTTTTTTGAACATGGTGGGGTTAATATAGATGCGATTTTTAGAGCAGCTATTAAAATCATAAGAAGTGGTGGAAAAACTATGGAAGGAGCTTCCACCCTTACACAACAATTTATAAAAAACACAGAATTAACCCCAGAGCGTACTTTAAGCAGAAAGCTAAAAGAAGCTTTGCTTGCTTATAAGATAGAAAGCACTTTAACTAAGGAACAAATTTTAGAAAGATATTTAAATTTCATCTTCTTTGGACATGGATATTATGGAGTAAAAACTGCTGCACTTGGATATTTTAGAAAAAATTTAGACGAACTTAGCTTAAAAGAAATTGCTATTTTAGTAGGTATGCCAAAGGCTCCAAGTACTTATGATCCCACCAGACACTTAGATCTTTCTTTAGCTAGAGCAAATAGCGTAGTGCAAAGAATGTATAATCTTGGTTGGATTTCTAAAGAAGAGTATGAAAGTGCTTTAAAAGAAATACCAAAGGTATATGATGACACTTTAACACAAAATGCAGCTCCTTATGTTACCCAAGAAGTTTTAAAACAACTAAGTGGAATTAAAGACTTAAAAAGCGGTGGTTATAAAATAGAACTTGCTATCGATCTTGATGTTCAAAACATTGCAAGAGAAGCTTTAAAATTTGGTTATGATGAGATAGTAAAAAGAGATAAAGATGCAAATTTAAGCACATTAAATGGAGCTATGGTGGTAGCAAATCATCAAAATGGGGATATTTTAGCTTTAGTGGGTGGGATAAATTATGCAAAAAGTAATTTTAATCGCGCCACCCAAAGCTTAAGACAACCTGGAAGTTCTTTTAAGCCTTTTTTATACCAAATTGCCATTGATATGGGCTATTCTCCTATGAGTAAGGTTGCTGATATTTCAAGAATCTTTGAAAGCACCAAAAAAGACGAAAAAGACTGGAAACCTAAAAATTTTGGTGGAAAATTTCTAGGACTTATAAGTTTAAAAGAAGCACTAACTGGATCAAGAAACCTAGCTACTATAAATTTAGCTCTTGCTTTAGGACTTGATGTAATCCATGATAAGCTTAGCTTTATGGGTTTTGAAAATATACCAATAGATTTATCTATAGTTTTAGGTAGCTTTGGGATTTCTATTTATGATTATGCTAAACTTTATACAATATTTGGAAATTATGGTGTGCAAAAAGATTTAATACTCATTAAAAGAGTAATCGATAAAAATGACAAAATAGTGGTAGAATTTAACTCTGGAGAAAGAAAAATCAGCGAGCCTGAACAAGCCTTTTTAGTTAATGATATGATGCAAAATGTTGTTAAAAAAGGAACTGGGCGCAATGCTAGAGTGGAAGGGATTGAAATAGCTGGAAAAACTGGCACTTCAAATAAAAGCATTGATGCATGGTTTTGCGGATTAACTCCTGAGATAGAAGCTATCATTTGGTATGGTAATGATGATAATAAACCTATGAAACAAGTAGAAGGTGGCGCAAGAACTGCTGCTCCGGTTTTTAAAGAATTTTTAACAAAATACTTAGAACTTTATCCTGATAGTGCTAGAAAATTTACCATTCCAAAAGGAGTTTATCAAGGAATTTATGAAAAACAAAGAGAGTATTACACCAATACCTCTCCATTTCCAAAAAACAACCCTGCTCTATCTGAAAATAATGAGGTAATTTTTTAA
- the msrP gene encoding protein-methionine-sulfoxide reductase catalytic subunit MsrP, producing the protein MNITNEQLYNKRRYFLKLGAGALVSSALVQSELMALNFFPDPNNEKLKLSDEKIATNYVNFYEFSTDKKRAVELAKNFNTKDWKIEVSGEVEEPLTLTMQDLLTFPLEERIYRFRCVETWSMVVPWVGFELRALIEKCKVKSEAKFIKFTTLFDKNQFADQASFFPTLDYPYVEGLRLDEAMHPLTLMAVGMYKKPLLGQNGAPIRLVVPWKYGFKSIKSIVKIEFTKEQPKTTWELANPREYGFYANVNPNVSHPRWSQANERPLGDFFTKPTQMFNGYEKEVAHLYKDMDLKVNF; encoded by the coding sequence ATGAATATCACAAACGAACAATTATATAATAAAAGACGCTATTTTTTAAAACTAGGTGCTGGAGCTTTGGTTAGTTCAGCCTTAGTCCAATCTGAATTAATGGCATTAAATTTCTTTCCTGATCCTAACAATGAAAAATTAAAACTTAGCGATGAAAAAATTGCGACTAATTATGTTAATTTTTATGAATTTTCTACTGACAAAAAAAGAGCTGTTGAGCTTGCAAAAAATTTCAATACAAAGGATTGGAAAATAGAAGTTAGTGGAGAAGTTGAAGAGCCTTTAACTTTAACTATGCAAGATTTATTAACCTTTCCTTTAGAAGAGAGAATTTATAGATTTCGTTGTGTTGAAACTTGGTCTATGGTAGTACCTTGGGTTGGTTTTGAATTGCGTGCTTTAATAGAAAAATGTAAAGTAAAAAGTGAGGCTAAATTTATAAAATTTACCACTCTTTTTGATAAAAATCAATTTGCCGATCAAGCTTCATTTTTCCCAACTCTTGATTATCCTTATGTAGAGGGTTTAAGATTAGATGAAGCTATGCATCCGCTAACACTTATGGCTGTAGGTATGTATAAAAAGCCTTTATTAGGACAAAATGGAGCGCCGATTCGCCTTGTAGTTCCATGGAAATATGGTTTTAAAAGTATCAAATCTATTGTAAAAATAGAATTTACTAAAGAACAACCTAAAACCACATGGGAGCTAGCAAACCCTAGAGAATATGGTTTTTATGCTAATGTTAATCCAAATGTTTCTCATCCAAGATGGTCTCAAGCAAATGAGCGTCCTTTGGGAGATTTTTTCACTAAGCCTACGCAAATGTTTAATGGTTATGAAAAAGAAGTAGCGCATTTGTATAAAGATATGGACTTAAAGGTTAATTTTTAA
- a CDS encoding ferric reductase: MSKKVYNIGGFLAFALSIIFSIYQIMQEFDIVKSVYFYSGIFGLIFFGLSLFFSLLKYKYTKDYPKILGFYAFFWTLIHFFNYFAFSKNLDLILFFKDTFNKNLDFSGFISFFILALMFISSFKLFKKLSKIRKLGYFCFLIASWHYFLSAKIPQISHFLVLSIALVFILFKVWKNYKKRKKVTFS; encoded by the coding sequence ATGAGCAAAAAAGTTTATAATATCGGTGGATTTTTAGCTTTTGCTTTAAGTATTATTTTTAGTATTTATCAAATCATGCAAGAATTTGATATTGTAAAATCTGTGTATTTTTATAGTGGTATATTTGGCTTAATCTTTTTTGGATTAAGCCTATTTTTTTCACTTTTAAAGTATAAATACACAAAAGATTACCCTAAAATTTTAGGTTTTTATGCATTTTTTTGGACCTTGATTCACTTTTTTAATTACTTTGCTTTTAGTAAAAATTTAGATTTAATACTTTTTTTCAAAGATACTTTTAATAAAAATTTAGACTTTAGTGGTTTTATAAGCTTTTTTATACTCGCACTAATGTTTATAAGTTCTTTTAAACTTTTTAAAAAATTAAGCAAAATAAGAAAACTAGGTTACTTTTGCTTTTTAATAGCATCTTGGCATTATTTTTTATCTGCAAAAATACCACAAATTTCACATTTTTTAGTCCTAAGTATAGCATTAGTTTTTATACTTTTTAAAGTATGGAAAAATTATAAAAAGAGAAAAAAAGTAACTTTTTCATAA
- a CDS encoding NAD(P)/FAD-dependent oxidoreductase: protein MQRRDFLNGMALTILAGMTPLQVLYGKEAKIEDFTKEYYPPKWLGLRGSNNASYEFAHMLRDGEKFNFSVIKPKQEYDLVVVGAGISGLAAACFYQNKFGKDKKILILDNHDDFGGHARRNEIELEDGTILSYGGSETFQSPKALYSKEVVGLLSSLGVDIDELAKRFDVNFYPDLKLSRGVYFSKAEFGVDKVVNGNPRKVICDDIPEEKNNGRSIEAFIGDFPLNDKDKKDLIALFKSEKDYLKGMNKKQRDEYVAKTSYKKFLEEKVKLSPQAVKFFEGMTDDFLALGIDAVSCEDARVSFLPGFNKLGLDPIEGEALAEMEEPYIYHCADGNATVARLMVRRLIPDVSKKGKNMDEITLAHFDYSKLDLAKNKVRLRLNSTVINVENTKDGALVTYVNKGKNYRVKAKKVVMANYNSMIPYIVPSMPQDQKDALSKNVKTSLLHTKVIISNWEPFIKLGVHEIYSPKMPYARTKLDYPVDMGGYHHPRDPKKPICVHMVCSPLAFANIQGIDLDGMDARDRARVGRNLLFTMSFEEHEKIIRDQLQGMLGSAGFNHEKDIEAIVVNRWGHCYSYTENSLFDDSEEVQKTIELARKPFGNIVIANSDSDWSAYMHSAIDQAYRAVNEL from the coding sequence ATGCAAAGAAGAGACTTTTTAAATGGAATGGCTTTAACTATACTTGCAGGAATGACTCCTTTGCAGGTATTATACGGTAAAGAAGCCAAAATCGAAGATTTTACCAAAGAATACTACCCGCCAAAGTGGCTTGGATTAAGGGGTAGTAATAATGCAAGTTATGAATTTGCACATATGTTAAGAGATGGTGAAAAATTTAATTTTAGTGTTATTAAACCTAAACAAGAATACGACTTAGTTGTTGTTGGAGCAGGTATTAGTGGTTTAGCCGCAGCTTGCTTTTATCAAAACAAATTTGGAAAAGATAAAAAAATTCTTATTCTTGATAATCACGATGACTTTGGTGGACACGCTAGAAGAAATGAAATAGAATTAGAAGATGGCACTATTTTAAGTTATGGCGGTAGTGAAACTTTCCAATCGCCAAAGGCATTATATTCTAAAGAAGTGGTAGGTTTACTATCGTCTTTAGGTGTAGATATTGATGAGCTTGCTAAACGTTTTGATGTAAATTTTTATCCTGATTTAAAACTTAGCAGAGGTGTGTATTTTTCTAAAGCTGAATTTGGAGTAGACAAAGTTGTAAATGGTAATCCTAGAAAAGTAATTTGTGATGATATTCCTGAAGAAAAAAACAATGGAAGAAGCATTGAAGCCTTTATAGGTGATTTTCCACTTAATGATAAAGATAAAAAAGATCTTATTGCTTTATTTAAAAGCGAAAAAGACTATTTAAAAGGTATGAATAAAAAACAAAGAGATGAGTATGTAGCAAAAACAAGCTATAAAAAATTCTTAGAAGAAAAAGTTAAACTTTCACCGCAAGCTGTAAAATTCTTTGAAGGTATGACAGATGACTTTTTAGCTTTAGGAATTGATGCTGTTTCTTGTGAAGATGCTAGAGTTTCTTTCCTGCCTGGTTTTAATAAACTTGGACTTGATCCAATCGAAGGAGAAGCATTAGCTGAAATGGAAGAACCATATATCTACCACTGTGCTGATGGTAATGCTACTGTTGCTAGATTAATGGTTAGAAGATTGATTCCTGATGTGTCAAAAAAAGGTAAGAATATGGATGAGATTACTCTGGCTCATTTTGATTATTCTAAGCTTGATCTTGCTAAAAACAAAGTACGTTTAAGATTAAATAGTACTGTTATAAATGTAGAAAATACAAAAGATGGGGCTTTAGTAACTTACGTTAATAAAGGTAAAAATTATAGAGTAAAAGCTAAAAAAGTTGTAATGGCAAATTATAATAGCATGATTCCATATATAGTACCAAGCATGCCACAAGATCAAAAAGATGCATTAAGTAAAAACGTAAAAACCTCTCTTTTGCACACTAAAGTTATCATAAGTAACTGGGAACCATTTATAAAACTTGGGGTTCATGAAATTTATTCGCCAAAAATGCCTTATGCTAGAACTAAACTTGATTATCCTGTGGATATGGGAGGATATCATCACCCAAGAGATCCTAAAAAGCCTATTTGTGTTCACATGGTTTGTTCCCCTTTAGCTTTTGCAAATATCCAAGGGATTGATCTTGATGGAATGGATGCAAGAGATAGAGCTAGAGTGGGTAGAAATTTATTATTTACCATGAGTTTTGAAGAGCATGAGAAAATTATTCGCGATCAACTCCAAGGTATGCTAGGTTCAGCTGGATTTAATCATGAAAAAGATATTGAGGCTATAGTTGTAAATCGTTGGGGACATTGCTATTCATATACAGAAAATAGTCTTTTTGATGATAGTGAAGAGGTACAAAAGACTATAGAACTTGCAAGAAAACCTTTTGGCAACATCGTTATAGCAAATTCAGATTCTGACTGGTCAGCTTATATGCATTCAGCAATCGATCAAGCATATCGCGCTGTTAATGAATTATAA
- a CDS encoding DUF2165 family protein: protein MTNIVRYSKMIILLILASLVAIVVFGNITDYSSSFQFVKYCYGYGYQT from the coding sequence ATGACGAATATAGTAAGATATTCTAAAATGATTATCTTGCTTATACTTGCCTCTTTAGTGGCTATTGTTGTTTTTGGTAATATAACTGATTATAGTTCAAGTTTTCAGTTTGTAAAGTATTGCTATGGGTATGGATACCAAACCTGA
- a CDS encoding heavy metal translocating P-type ATPase, translating into MKHELKLKIGNMTCVNCSNAIEKVCAKIDGVEDVSVSYVNSSGVFLLKDLSLEAKIKEKIETLGFEILQEEQNLYEFKLQELKNMKIKLIISIILSFIVMYFEMFVQGNTSALIQMFLSMIAIFYCGKGFFIHALKGLRYKNLDMNTLISLGAFTSFIYSFLVYFEVFSKDGYLYFSGGAMIVSFVLLGKYLEEKAKFKSLEYQNKLKNIDIKNANIILEDGSIKVIPSVFVKKDDVILVKEGESVVADGVVIAGEAEIDVSFLTGEFLPLLKKQGDEILAGSVLINGNLKIKASKKAIESSLEQIKDLVFKAGNVKTPLANLANKISAYFVACIIVLSLFVFIFWYFKEGINTAFLHACATLLISCPCALGLATPIAIVSALANGAKNFILVKNPVVLESLSSIKLAVFDKTGTLSQDDLSIYKHNLTQEDFQKLTEIENLSSHPIAKAFAKELNVKLNLQGKLDILVGSGLFYQENDDEYLIGNEKLMLENGVDIQKNKQFLQEFEDQAPICLYFVKNKICLGGVCLQNKLKNEAKDLIANLKQKGIKSVILSGDNEKSVAKTANELDIDEYYSDLKPEQKLEFIKEKTKKEKVLFIGDGINDAPALNLANVSISFSKASELAKKSGDLILIKDDLSLIAYCFKLSQRTKNIIKLNLFWAFIYNALCIPIAAGFVPFISLSPHLAALAMCFSSVTVVLNSLRLR; encoded by the coding sequence ATATGACTTGTGTTAATTGCTCTAATGCTATAGAAAAAGTTTGTGCAAAAATTGATGGAGTAGAAGATGTAAGTGTTTCTTATGTCAATTCTAGCGGAGTATTTTTGCTTAAAGATTTATCATTGGAAGCAAAAATTAAAGAAAAAATCGAAACTTTGGGTTTTGAAATATTACAAGAAGAGCAAAATTTATACGAGTTTAAACTCCAAGAGCTTAAAAATATGAAAATAAAGCTTATTATAAGTATAATCTTAAGCTTTATTGTAATGTATTTTGAAATGTTTGTTCAAGGAAATACTTCTGCTTTGATTCAAATGTTTTTATCTATGATAGCGATTTTTTATTGTGGAAAAGGTTTTTTTATCCATGCTCTTAAAGGATTAAGGTATAAAAATTTAGATATGAATACCTTGATATCCTTAGGTGCTTTTACTTCTTTTATATATTCTTTTCTTGTATATTTTGAGGTATTTAGTAAAGATGGTTATTTGTATTTTAGTGGCGGAGCGATGATTGTAAGCTTTGTTTTATTAGGTAAATATCTAGAAGAAAAGGCCAAATTTAAATCTTTAGAGTATCAAAACAAATTAAAAAATATAGATATTAAAAATGCTAATATAATTTTAGAAGATGGAAGTATAAAAGTCATACCTAGTGTTTTTGTGAAAAAAGATGATGTGATTTTGGTAAAAGAGGGTGAAAGTGTTGTTGCTGATGGGGTGGTTATAGCAGGTGAAGCTGAGATTGATGTGAGTTTTTTAACAGGAGAGTTTTTACCACTTTTGAAAAAACAAGGTGATGAAATTTTAGCAGGAAGTGTGTTGATCAATGGAAATTTAAAGATTAAAGCTAGTAAAAAGGCGATTGAAAGTTCATTGGAGCAAATTAAAGATCTTGTTTTTAAAGCAGGCAATGTAAAAACACCTTTAGCAAATTTAGCTAATAAAATTTCAGCATATTTTGTAGCTTGCATTATTGTCTTATCACTTTTTGTATTTATTTTTTGGTATTTCAAAGAAGGAATTAACACAGCATTTTTACATGCTTGTGCTACGCTTTTAATTTCTTGTCCTTGTGCTTTGGGCTTAGCAACTCCTATAGCTATAGTGAGTGCTTTAGCAAATGGTGCAAAAAATTTTATCTTAGTGAAAAATCCAGTGGTATTAGAGAGTTTATCTAGTATAAAACTTGCTGTTTTTGATAAGACAGGTACTTTAAGTCAAGATGATTTAAGTATTTATAAGCATAATCTTACTCAAGAAGATTTTCAAAAACTCACAGAAATTGAAAATTTAAGCTCCCATCCTATTGCAAAGGCTTTTGCTAAAGAACTGAATGTAAAATTAAATTTACAAGGAAAATTGGACATTTTGGTAGGCAGTGGTTTGTTTTATCAAGAAAATGATGATGAGTATTTAATAGGTAATGAAAAATTAATGCTTGAAAATGGCGTTGATATACAAAAAAACAAACAATTTTTACAAGAATTTGAAGATCAAGCGCCTATATGTTTGTATTTTGTGAAAAATAAAATTTGTCTTGGTGGAGTTTGTTTACAAAATAAACTTAAAAACGAAGCTAAAGACTTGATAGCAAATTTAAAACAAAAAGGTATAAAGAGTGTTATTTTAAGTGGAGATAATGAAAAAAGTGTTGCTAAGACGGCAAATGAATTAGATATCGATGAGTATTATTCTGACTTAAAACCTGAACAAAAGCTTGAATTTATAAAAGAAAAAACGAAAAAAGAAAAAGTTCTTTTTATAGGAGATGGTATTAATGACGCACCTGCTTTAAATTTAGCTAATGTAAGTATAAGTTTTTCCAAAGCAAGTGAACTTGCTAAAAAAAGTGGGGATTTGATTTTAATAAAAGATGATTTATCTTTAATAGCTTATTGTTTTAAGCTTTCTCAAAGAACTAAAAACATTATCAAGCTTAATCTTTTTTGGGCTTTTATTTATAATGCTTTATGTATTCCTATTGCAGCAGGTTTTGTGCCATTTATAAGTCTTAGTCCACATTTGGCAGCTTTAGCAATGTGTTTTAGCTCGGTAACAGTTGTATTGAATTCTTTAAGATTGCGTTAG